A stretch of Candidatus Neomarinimicrobiota bacterium DNA encodes these proteins:
- a CDS encoding TonB family protein, protein MPNTGLDEAAAEAIKRTRFKPAKQRDRPVGVWISIPVNFKLKN, encoded by the coding sequence ATCCCCAACACGGGCCTGGACGAAGCCGCTGCCGAGGCTATCAAGCGCACGCGCTTCAAGCCCGCCAAACAACGGGACAGGCCGGTAGGGGTGTGGATCTCGATCCCGGTTAACTTCAAACTGAAAAACTAG